One Chitinophaga varians DNA window includes the following coding sequences:
- a CDS encoding HD domain-containing protein: MNSREIRANAVVDELFGLYEQYGHHAYGEQVTMLMHMMQSALIAEQTGSDDEMILAAFLHDIGHFFENDDQMDIYGAQAHDTIGYRYLTSCGFPPRMGQLVASHVAAKRYLTWTDSAYYDTLSEASKETLRYQGGPMTASEAKVFRADPLFEQYIQLRIWDDMGKDPDTPVLQPDLDRMRMRMQRYLLAYGQLGD, from the coding sequence ATGAACAGTAGAGAAATCCGGGCCAATGCTGTGGTAGACGAACTTTTTGGTTTGTACGAGCAATACGGCCACCATGCCTACGGAGAACAGGTGACTATGCTGATGCACATGATGCAATCCGCCCTCATAGCCGAACAGACCGGTTCAGATGATGAAATGATACTGGCCGCTTTTCTGCACGACATCGGCCATTTCTTTGAAAATGACGACCAGATGGACATCTATGGCGCGCAGGCACACGATACCATAGGGTACCGTTATCTTACTTCCTGCGGGTTTCCCCCAAGAATGGGCCAGTTGGTGGCCAGCCATGTGGCTGCCAAAAGGTATCTCACGTGGACAGACAGCGCCTACTATGATACGCTCTCAGAAGCGAGCAAGGAAACTTTGCGGTACCAGGGCGGCCCCATGACAGCTTCCGAAGCAAAAGTCTTCCGTGCCGATCCGTTATTCGAACAATACATCCAGTTAAGGATCTGGGACGATATGGGCAAAGATCCGGACACTCCGGTGCTTCAGCCCGACCTGGACAGAATGCGTATGCGTATGCAGCGTTACCTGCTGGCATATGGACAACTGGGAGATTAA
- the infC gene encoding translation initiation factor IF-3 has translation MQQKPRPNFGGNNRGRNPNFRREQQQEHRTNRMIRVPEVRLVGENVEVGVYRTEDALRMAEEQGLDLVEISPNAAPPVCRIIDYNKFLYEKKKKEKEMKAKAHKSEVKEIRFTPNTDDHDFDFKAKHAENFLKEGNKVKTYVQFKGRAIMFKERGELILLKFAERLAEVGGLESMPTMEGKRMIAIFAPKAAKKKEKEPKEPREPKEPRVAESKPEDKA, from the coding sequence ATGCAACAAAAACCCAGACCAAATTTTGGCGGTAATAATCGGGGCAGAAACCCGAATTTCCGCAGGGAACAACAACAAGAACACCGGACCAACAGAATGATCCGTGTTCCTGAGGTCAGACTGGTAGGTGAAAATGTGGAGGTCGGCGTTTACAGAACGGAGGACGCCCTGCGTATGGCCGAGGAACAAGGCCTCGACCTCGTGGAAATATCCCCTAATGCTGCGCCCCCCGTATGCCGTATCATCGACTACAATAAATTCCTTTACGAAAAGAAAAAGAAGGAAAAGGAAATGAAGGCGAAGGCGCACAAAAGCGAGGTGAAAGAAATCCGCTTTACGCCTAACACCGACGATCATGACTTTGACTTTAAAGCTAAACATGCGGAGAACTTCCTGAAAGAAGGTAACAAGGTGAAAACCTATGTACAGTTCAAGGGCCGTGCTATCATGTTTAAGGAGCGTGGAGAGCTGATCCTGCTGAAGTTCGCTGAAAGGCTGGCTGAAGTAGGTGGCCTGGAAAGCATGCCTACCATGGAAGGTAAACGCATGATCGCCATCTTCGCACCAAAAGCTGCCAAGAAAAAAGAAAAGGAACCTAAAGAACCAAGAGAGCCGAAAGAGCCTCGCGTTGCTGAAAGCAAACCCGAAGACAAAGCTTAA